A single window of Chloracidobacterium thermophilum B DNA harbors:
- a CDS encoding NUDIX hydrolase — translation MNEPMYAMQRANGEWLMTEIEGQRCLPVFQNAMAARRVHQRVGTLMVYRPQPLDSEVITKLQRQTPDLRFWLVDDFAPNPDLTPGRWLSPDELITAGDAGGYAMAA, via the coding sequence ATGAATGAACCGATGTATGCCATGCAACGTGCCAACGGTGAATGGCTGATGACCGAAATCGAGGGGCAGCGTTGCCTGCCGGTGTTTCAGAATGCTATGGCGGCCCGCCGCGTTCACCAGCGGGTCGGCACCTTGATGGTGTATCGTCCGCAGCCACTCGATAGCGAGGTCATTACCAAACTCCAGCGCCAGACACCGGACCTGCGATTCTGGCTGGTGGATGATTTCGCTCCCAATCCCGACCTTACTCCGGGCCGCTGGCTTTCCCCGGATGAACTCATCACGGCGGGTGATGCCGGCGGCTACGCCATGGCGGCATGA
- the wecB gene encoding non-hydrolyzing UDP-N-acetylglucosamine 2-epimerase has protein sequence MNICSVVGARPNFVKLAPLARELAQRPQVTHCIIHTGQHYDPALTDAFFRDLEIPAPDHTLGIGSGTATDQTARTMLALEPLWLARRPDWVVVVGDVNATLAATLTAVQCGLRVAHVEAGLRSFDRTMPEETNRRLVDAVADLLLTPSADADANLLREGVDPARIRRVGNIMVDSLLAALPRAAQSPILDTLGLTPGQYAVVTLHRPSNVDNPATLRRLVQALIQLARRLPVVFPVHPRTRTRLEALDLPDLTRLRCLPPLGYLDFLQLWRQARLVLTDSGGLQEETTVLGIPCLTLRTTTERPITVREGTNQVVGTEPAAILAAAEACLSGPFPLEPRRPELWDGQTARRIADVLLVG, from the coding sequence ATGAACATCTGTAGTGTCGTCGGCGCGCGTCCCAACTTTGTCAAGCTGGCTCCGCTTGCCCGCGAACTGGCGCAGCGCCCACAGGTCACGCACTGCATCATCCACACCGGACAGCACTACGACCCGGCCCTGACCGATGCCTTTTTTCGTGATCTGGAAATACCGGCCCCGGACCATACGCTGGGCATCGGGTCAGGAACGGCTACGGACCAGACCGCCCGTACGATGCTGGCACTGGAGCCGCTTTGGCTGGCCCGGCGGCCGGACTGGGTGGTGGTCGTCGGAGACGTGAACGCCACGCTGGCGGCGACATTGACGGCCGTGCAGTGCGGCCTTCGGGTCGCCCACGTTGAAGCCGGACTACGCAGTTTCGACCGCACGATGCCGGAAGAAACCAACCGCCGGCTGGTGGATGCCGTCGCCGACCTGCTCCTGACACCCAGCGCCGACGCCGACGCCAACCTGCTGCGCGAGGGGGTTGATCCGGCGCGCATCCGGCGCGTCGGCAACATCATGGTGGACAGCCTGCTGGCGGCCCTGCCCCGCGCAGCCCAATCTCCCATTCTCGACACACTGGGACTGACGCCGGGGCAGTATGCCGTCGTCACCCTGCACCGTCCCTCCAACGTGGATAATCCGGCCACACTGCGCCGTCTTGTACAGGCGCTCATCCAGCTTGCACGGCGACTGCCCGTTGTCTTTCCAGTGCATCCGCGCACCCGGACGCGGCTGGAAGCCCTTGACCTGCCTGACCTTACGCGGCTGCGCTGCCTGCCTCCGCTGGGCTATCTGGATTTTCTCCAGTTGTGGCGGCAGGCGCGGCTGGTACTGACCGACTCCGGCGGACTGCAGGAAGAAACCACGGTGCTGGGCATCCCCTGTCTGACCCTGCGCACGACGACCGAGCGCCCGATTACAGTCCGGGAAGGCACCAATCAGGTGGTGGGCACCGAACCGGCTGCGATTCTGGCCGCCGCTGAAGCCTGCCTGTCCGGTCCCTTTCCGCTGGAACCACGTCGCCCGGAGCTGTGGGACGGCCAGACCGCCCGGCGTATTGCGGATGTCCTGCTGGTCGGCTAA